The following coding sequences lie in one Lolium perenne isolate Kyuss_39 chromosome 2, Kyuss_2.0, whole genome shotgun sequence genomic window:
- the LOC127334724 gene encoding uncharacterized protein: MAEPAANRPPTPAPASGGMARKLSIVLFVILSALLYQQIQPPPPKICGSLNGPPVTAPRTKLKDGRHLAYKESGVPKEEAKYKIIFVHGFDSCRHDALPISPEVAQELGIYLLSFDRPGYGESDPDPARSEKSIALDIEQLADNLELGPKFHLIGFSMGGEIMWSCLKYIPHRLYGVATLAPVGNYWWSGIPLNVSRDAWYQQLPQDQWAVWISHHLPWLTYWWNTQKLFPPSSVITYNPAILSEEDAMFMKKFGMRPYFPMIRQQGEYNSLHRDMMVGFGKWDWSPLDLKDPFAGGEGMVHLWHGAEDLMVPASLSRYISERLPWVIYHELPKSGHLFPVDSGNADAIVKSLLLGDQ; the protein is encoded by the exons ATGGCCGAGCCTGCCGCCAATCGCCCTCCGACGCCGGCGCCGGCCTCCGGTG GTATGGCGAGGAAGCTATCCATAGTTCTGTTTGTGATCCTGTCGGCGCTGCTGTACCAGCAGATTCAGCCTCCGCCCCCGAAAATCTGTGGCTCGCTGAATGGCCCCCCGGTTACCGCACCAAGAACAAAGCTCAAAGACGGCAGGCATTTGGCATACAAGGAATCCGGTGTCCCAAAGGAGGAGGCCAAGTACAAGATCATCTTTGTCCATGGGTTTGACTCCTGCAGACACGATGCCCTTCCAATTTCGCCG GAGGTGGCACAAGAGCTAGGTATCTACCTTCTGTCTTTCGACCGGCCTGGGTACGGTGAGAGCGATCCGGACCCTGCCCGGAGTGAGAAGAGCATCGCCCTCGACATCGAGCAGCTTGCCGACAACCTGGAGCTTGGTCCTAAGTTTCACCTCATTGGCTTCTCCATGGGCGGTGAGATCATGTGGAGCTGCCTCAAGTACATCCCACACAG gctctacggtgttgctacTCTCGCGCCGGTGGGCAACTACTGGTGGTCTGGCATTCCGTTGAACGTGTCGCGGGACGCCTGGTACCAGCAGCTCCCGCAGGACCAATGGGCGGTATGGATCTCCCATCACCTGCCATGGTTGACCTACTGGTGGAACACCCAGAAGCTCTTCCCTCCTTCCAGCGTCATCACCTACAACCCTGCGATCCTGTCTGAAGAAGACGCGATGTTCATGAAGAAGTTCGGCATGCGACCCTACTTC CCGATGATAAGGCAGCAGGGGGAGTACAACAGCCTGCATCGGGACATGATGGTCGGGTTCGGGAAGTGGGACTGGAGCCCCCTTGACCTGAAGGACCCGTTCGCCGGCGGCGAAGGGATGGTGCACCTGTGGCATGGCGCGGAGGATCTCATGGTGCCGGCCAGTTTGTCGAGGTACATCAGCGAAAGGCTCCCCTGGGTCATCTACCACGAGCTCCCAAAATCCGGCCACCTCTTCCCTGTCGACAGCGGGAACGCCGACGCCATCGTCAAGTCCCTGCTACTCGGAGATCAGTGA